The genomic stretch TGGCCATTAATAAAAGACGTAAATCCATTGGAATGAAATGGTTATTGCTATATACTCCAATAACGAATCATTGATTTAAGTTTAACtgaataactaaataaaataaatagatttGGAGTATGTGTATGGCAGTAGatataatttagatttttttgtggtattaaccctctATACATTGAGCAGTCAATCAATGACTTCCATAGACGAACAAATTGGCATTCGCATTATGCTCCTTTGTTTGTGTCTTGTGCCACCGGTGGTGAACATAATATTTATAAAGGTaacatgatattttttttttttgttatgccAGTTAATGAATACGAAATGtgtgaacaaaaagaaaagctttccACTTTTCTTAACCATTtgagcaattatttttattatggaACAAGGGATTACGGTCTGGACTCGATCGTGAATCCTAGGACGACCGACAAATCGATTTGTCGGTCGAAACCTTTATTTCTTAGAATCATTTTTCGTGATTTATGTCGTGAAACGCCTCATTGTAATTGATAGTTCCACGTCCCCAATGAATTGGGACATCTCGCCATCCCGAGCGAGGAATGTGTTTGGACTCAACATAGCAACTAATTTTGCCATATCACATCTTATGAAGGGCGGTATAATCTCTCAACCAATTTATACACGGGTGGCCAACTCCACCTTCGGACATCTTCCAACAAACATTCTTTTATCGTAGTTTCCTAGTGCAAACTATCTGACAACATTCCCACGATCCAGTTATTCTTCCATCCCACATCCCTCATGCTTCTCTCGGTGTtacgattcttttttttttatcgaaaagaaaattctcattTCACATGAAAAGGATATAAATAATTTCAAGATAAAACCAATCTCAAAGAGTTACAGTCCATTacaaatccgaaaaataaaTCGCCTTAGTACAGACTGCAGAAACTCGCTCATTCCACAAGAACGAATTCGTGATACCATTATAGCACAACCGGCGGTCGATAACCAAAACTCGCATCGCTAGTGATGGGCACACCTCGCgatttttgagattttcctCTCTAATAGCTACGATTTTGCGAAAAGGCAATCATGATAGAAAAAATCTCGAATGGCGACACAAAGGCATCATTCAGCAATGCGCTATAGAGATACCAATTAGGTGTGAGCAACATTGGAACCTTGATCGATGGGCGGATCTAGGCAGGCTGGCTTAGTAACAAGCTACATAGATGTTTTGCCGTGGTCGCCTTCAATTAAAATAGAACTACCATTGAACTTTCTACACAAAATCAATTGGACTTGGACTGCATTTGTTTCGGTTTTTGGAGAAAGCCTATGAAAAAATGCGGAGAACTATAGGATAAAGGGATTTCACGAAAAGAAAACATTGTTTCATAGGGTCAAAGTCCCTCGAAAAAACTGAACCAAATGCATAATTtgggaggaaaataaaaaagaaagaaaggtagAAAAACCTTCAGGCCATTGGGGCCTAGATAGGCCCAGCAGCTTGCAGGCCTATGGTCATCTTTAGCTATGGGTGGAATTAAAAGTGAAGGAGAAGACGAAGGAGACGGCCGTTTGCTCCTATCCATTGTTTTTGTGCTGCTGCTCCTTTTCCTTGTTTCAGCCCAACCCTCAAAGTCCGCCCACTCTCTAGTTATTACTATCCACATGCACCCGAACGCCTTCACGACCTCACGATCCCCCGCAGGTGTCTATCCATTCCCATTCCCATTCCCGTTCACAGGCTCTTCTACTTCTCCTTCATCCCCATGAACAAACGCAAAAACAGAATAAAAGAACCCCCcgaaagagaacaaaaagaaccaAAAGGAGAGACTTCATAGGAATCAGCTCagtccccccaaaaaaaaagggggaaacaTCTCACGGTTCatttggagagagaggggaagggaATGGAGCAGAATGTACAGATGATGAGCATGACGAGAGGTAGAGTCTTGCAGTGTTGCGACCGCTCTATCGCATTCGCATGCAAAGGGTTGCCAAATTTGCCGACACGAAGAGGAGGGGTGATGCTGGAGAAGTCCGCTCTCAACTTCTCGctgtcttctcctcctcctcctcctcctctcagcATTAGGCGCCAGAGGAAGTCTAGCGTACTCTGCAAGGCTCGTGACGCACTAGATGAAGGTCAGCTTCTAGCTCCTGGTGTATATGTACCTGCACTCCTCTTTCGTGCCAATGTGATGCATATGGGTGGTCCTTGAGCTCTTGCCCGTTTATTTCACTATTTGAAGTTCGGATGCGAGCTGTTAGAGTAATTCCAGTCTCATAGTCTACTCTTGAGGCGAATAAAACACCAGCTTTCATCCATACATGTCGGCAAAATTATGTTCTCATCATCGTCCTATGAACTTAGATACTTGAAGCATTTCCCGAAAAGGGGAAGGATAAATTGCTGCAACAGATAATATGCAAAGTGCTTGCTTGACTCGATGTTTGTGCAGTACGAGTGGTGACCGACTCGAGCTGGGACAACCTGGTTATCAGCAGCGAGAACCCCGTCCTGGTGGAGTTCTGGGCGCCATGGTGCGGACCCTGCAGGATGATAGCCCCAGTCATCGACGAGCTGGCCAAGGAGTACGCCGGCAAGATCGCCTGCTACAAGCTCAACACCGACGACTGCCCTACCATTGCCACGCAGTACGGGATCCGAAGCATCCCGACCGTCCTCTTCTTCAAGAGTGGCGAGAAGAAGGAGAGTGTGATCGGGGCCGTCCCCAAGTCCACCTTATCTGCCACCATTGAGAAGTACCTTGATCTGTGAATTGTGAGAGCCTCTCAAAACATTCACTCTTCAGGATTTTGCCTCAGTGCTTGTACTACATTACTTGATGTGTTCATAAGACCCATTCTCATGAAACTCAGATATTATAGTACATGAAAATACTGCCATTTTAAATCTACCGTTTCTTTGTGGGTGAAGAATGGAGATCTTATTCGGCAAAATATGTGCTTTGATTAACATCTGCTGTTTCTTCAGCTACAGAGCCGTTACTGTGCCGCCCTTTTTGTGCTCAACGCTCAATTAACCCGACACGCTTAGTTTTGAATGACCAGGAACTGACTTAATCACAAACCATGCGAACATTCATGTCTAGAACGGAGTCGAAGAGCGATTGTCAACCAGCTTTATTGTGCTCTTTCAATTAGTACAATCTCTAGGACTTCGATTACATTGAAGCCATTGATCGATTCCGAGAACTCGGGCACACACAAGTACTCGTCAACCACACGGACATTGCTCTGTAATATAATCAGACGAACAGAGAGCGAGCATTATTGAGAAATGTCCATCAAATCCCATACTCTCTTGTTAGGACATTTCCTAGTTATCTGGCCATCCAAAGGATATGGTGGAAAAGGAATTATCTTGCGCACAAGAAAGAAGTTGGGATTTGGAGATGACCTGTTTTGCTGCGACCTCAAGCCAAAGTAGTATGAGAGACGCTGGAGCTTCATGGCAAGAACCTAgttaaaagaacaagaaagagcGGGCAATAATGAAATCACTTCAGAGACCCAGATAAAAAAGAGGTTGTACATTGATACTGCTTCAAGGCCCAACAAGTTTTatacattgagagagagaggagaggcagagagagattgagagtgATGAAATGGGGTACAGTGAATAGTTTCTCAGTTTGGCCGTGAATCGAGGGAAGCACACACTTCCGGTACATCCACCAGATAGTAACACCTCCCGGAACCAAATTCACCATGTCAACGGCGGCAGTTAGTTGGACAGTCAGCTGTATAAGCTATGTAACGGAGAACCACTCAGACGGAAAAGCTGGAGCAATTTCAAGACATTCCACATTATGACTCAACACTGTATGCTGTATGTTCCTACTTTGCTGTTTCTCTGGAATTAGGTTGAAAGCAGAGGAAGCCCCTAAAAGCTATCTCTCCAGGTACATGATCTCCTAGGGGGCTGATGGCGTCCATGCCATGTCTAATGATGTTCTCTGCTACCAACAACCCATTCATCGCTTGTCCACACTGTTCAAGGGGATTGTTTCCAATCGAACTGAAGATCGGTAAAGCCATTAGCAGCTCCTAGCCCGTTAAGAAGCTGAGCATTCAAGTCCTGTTGTTGATTCATGCTTTGTCCCCGGACCATAGGCATCATTCCAACCCGTCCGTTCATAAGTGAACCATTAGCCATCGCGTTCCTGAGGCCACTGACCATTACAGACTGGCCCTGGCCCTGGCCCATTCCCCCAACCATGGTGCTGTACCCAGAACTTCCAAAACCAGGGTTGCTGCTGGTGGGCCCATTCCCGACAAAGTACCCAGTACTATTCTGGCCCATATTAGAGCAACTTGGTGAAAGACCACTAACATGTTTCATGTCATTCCCCATAGAACCGATGCCCACCATACCACCTGAACCATTGAGTTGGCCTGATATCATGTTTTGCAGGATCTTCTGGACGCAGCTTTGGTTATCATTGACATCGCCCTCGCTGGAAATAGCAGGCGGGCCATTATGGGGACCTTGCATTGGATTGTTGGGTGGGGATGGTGTAGGTGGTTGGAATGAGGATGTGTTCGGTTGTGCCGGAGGAGCTGTAGAGGAGGAACTGGGAGAGGGATTCTGGACCCCACCAGCTCCCCCGTAAGGGCTACCCACATTAGCCAAAGGACCTTGCTTTCTGTAGTTCATTGAATTCTGGTGCAGGAGGCCAACAATTGTGCTGGAAGATGCAGAAGAGGAAGCTGCGTTTACGGGGTTATTTACACTGACCCCACCACTGTGCGTAGGAATTTGCGTTGCACTGGCCTGGACAGAATTTTGATCTCTGCTTGTGTTCTGAGCAGCCGTTTGCCGCTGCTGGTGTTGTTGCTCAGGCTGTAGAGGTACATTGTCACCCCCAGATCGCGGACTTGTTCTGCGAGGGAACTTGACCAAGCTTTCTGAGGAGGAACCAATATGTCAAAAATGTGTTTTCTGAAACTATCTGGGTGAAGGGGAGATGATGAACGATGCTCGTTTCCCTTTGGCCAGAAAAGTAAGGAATATAATATGCTGACAATAAACTTGCATAAAAGCTTACCCATAGGTCCTGTTCTTGTTTCCCTGCTGTAATCAATTAAATCTTTCATGCTATTAACTACTTCAGATATCTGCCAGAGATCCAGGAAAAACAACACAAATAAATGAGTCGAAATCGCGAAGTTCTAACAAAGTCTCCACGCACTAATAAATCCAACTAAAGATTacttgaagaaacaaaaaacatggcaaaagggaaaaaccaGAGATGCTAAAGTCAAAGGAACCCAACAGACAACAGTGAAGGTGAAGCAAAAGGCCAACTAAATAAGTCTCCAACTAATTGTTTCATACGTTCCACAAACGAGGATATCGCTTAAATTATATCACAAAAAGTTCTGCATAGATCATGGAGCCAGTAGGCACTACCTGGAGGCACCGTACATATCTTTTTGTATATCCTAGATCATTTACTAATGGCACTTCAAGAGCTTTTGCCAATTGACGAGCAGATGAAAGAAACCTGAAGGATAAATACGAAAATCCATTAGCCATCAGCAAGGCAATCTACCACATTGGACAGGTAGAACAGACTAAAAACTGGAATGTGCATCTCAAAATTCCATGCCGTGCAATGTATATTGATTTGTTCT from Rhodamnia argentea isolate NSW1041297 chromosome 2, ASM2092103v1, whole genome shotgun sequence encodes the following:
- the LOC115740070 gene encoding thioredoxin M-type, chloroplastic-like, with translation MEQNVQMMSMTRGRVLQCCDRSIAFACKGLPNLPTRRGGVMLEKSALNFSLSSPPPPPPLSIRRQRKSSVLCKARDALDEVRVVTDSSWDNLVISSENPVLVEFWAPWCGPCRMIAPVIDELAKEYAGKIACYKLNTDDCPTIATQYGIRSIPTVLFFKSGEKKESVIGAVPKSTLSATIEKYLDL